In Bacteroidales bacterium, one DNA window encodes the following:
- the atpB gene encoding F0F1 ATP synthase subunit A, with protein MRNFFNVKRSILIGLFLFAITSFGNCNEVFASKGGEEQTSNNAEGGKKKFNTVDFIFEHIGDSYEWHIVTIGEHHVSIPLPIILYSKQKGLNIFFSSKFHHGKETYNGFKWEEEGKYKGKIVELNSTGKILEENPLPLNFSITKLVFSIFLASGLLCWVFISIARKYKNGADKAPTGIQNFFEPIILFIKNDIALPSIGEKHYQRFMPFLLSVFFFIWFNNMLGLIPIFPGGANVTGNIAVTMVLALFTFAITTFNGNKHYWKEVINAPGVPWFLKFPIPIMPVVEFTGLFTKPIVLMIRLFANILAGHMVAIVFFSLIFIFGALNIWAGYGISIISVSFAFFMTLLELLVALIQAYVFTLLSAIYFGMATQEHH; from the coding sequence ATGCGAAATTTTTTCAATGTGAAAAGGAGCATTTTAATAGGCCTTTTTTTGTTTGCAATTACCAGTTTTGGTAATTGTAATGAAGTTTTTGCATCAAAAGGGGGAGAAGAACAAACAAGCAACAACGCAGAGGGCGGGAAAAAGAAATTCAACACTGTTGATTTCATTTTTGAACACATTGGTGATTCCTATGAGTGGCATATTGTTACAATTGGAGAGCATCATGTTTCAATTCCTTTACCCATTATACTATATAGTAAACAAAAGGGGTTAAATATATTTTTTTCAAGCAAGTTTCATCATGGGAAAGAGACTTATAATGGTTTCAAATGGGAAGAAGAGGGAAAGTATAAGGGAAAAATTGTAGAGTTGAATTCAACCGGTAAGATACTTGAAGAAAATCCTTTACCATTAAATTTCTCAATTACTAAATTGGTCTTTTCCATATTTTTAGCATCTGGGCTTCTTTGTTGGGTTTTTATTAGTATTGCCAGAAAATATAAAAACGGGGCAGATAAAGCACCAACAGGGATTCAAAACTTTTTTGAACCGATAATTCTTTTCATTAAAAACGATATCGCACTTCCATCAATTGGAGAAAAGCATTACCAGCGCTTTATGCCATTTTTGCTCTCCGTTTTCTTTTTTATTTGGTTTAACAATATGCTTGGGTTAATTCCAATCTTTCCTGGTGGTGCGAATGTAACAGGTAACATTGCTGTTACAATGGTTCTCGCTCTTTTCACATTTGCAATTACAACATTTAATGGAAACAAGCATTACTGGAAAGAGGTGATAAATGCACCCGGAGTTCCTTGGTTTCTGAAATTCCCAATACCCATTATGCCAGTTGTAGAATTTACCGGATTGTTTACTAAGCCAATTGTCCTTATGATACGACTTTTTGCAAACATTCTTGCTGGTCATATGGTTGCAATTGTTTTCTTTAGTTTAATATTTATTTTTGGAGCTCTTAATATTTGGGCTGGTTATGGTATTTCTATTATAAGTGTTTCTTTTGCATTTTTTATGACATTGCTTGAGCTTCTTGTTGCATTAATTCAAGCATATGTCTTTACATTATTATCGGCTATTTACTTTGGAATGGCAACACAAGAGCATCATTAA
- the atpH gene encoding ATP synthase F1 subunit delta, translated as MNAGRISVRYAKALYDLANAENTAKAVYEHSYAVSQIIDSSSEFYTVLHNPVILPSEKERIINSILTNNVHPLLLSFIILMVKKRRESYIVNALLVFRKIYREKVGLIRVIIETPSELEEETKKNILAYVNKKFNKTPELEVRQKPSLIGGFIVEVEGLLIDLSISGQLAKVEKALVQNQKVL; from the coding sequence ATGAACGCAGGGCGAATTTCAGTTAGATACGCAAAGGCTCTTTATGATTTAGCCAATGCAGAGAACACGGCAAAAGCTGTTTATGAGCACTCCTATGCCGTGTCACAAATTATTGATTCTTCATCGGAGTTTTACACAGTACTCCATAATCCCGTTATTCTGCCCAGCGAGAAAGAAAGAATAATTAATAGCATTTTAACCAATAATGTACATCCTCTTCTTTTATCTTTTATTATCCTAATGGTTAAAAAAAGAAGGGAATCGTATATTGTAAATGCACTACTTGTATTTCGGAAAATATATAGAGAGAAAGTAGGATTAATAAGGGTTATAATTGAAACGCCCTCGGAATTAGAAGAAGAAACAAAAAAGAATATTTTAGCATACGTAAACAAAAAATTTAATAAAACACCAGAACTTGAAGTCAGGCAAAAACCAAGTTTGATTGGAGGTTTTATTGTTGAAGTAGAAGGATTACTAATTGATTTAAGCATTTCAGGACAACTTGCGAAAGTAGAAAAAGCACTGGTCCAAAATCAAAAAGTACTTTAA
- a CDS encoding rhomboid family intramembrane serine protease → MEKSEEIKKLRYSFVLPLLFVLLLWLIKLVDFSERLDLFVFGVFPREINGLLGIIFSPLLHSDFNHLMSNSVPILILGTGIIYFYRELAYKVIGIIWFVSGLCVWAVARESYHIGASGLIYGIASFLFLSGAIRKDYRLASISLLVIFLYGGLVWGVFPFFPQISWEYHFFGSISGFLAAFIYRKDGPKPIEWSWEKEEDVNDDDNPEDLTVKSLE, encoded by the coding sequence ATGGAAAAATCCGAAGAAATAAAAAAACTCAGATATAGTTTTGTTTTACCATTGCTGTTTGTCCTTCTATTGTGGTTAATAAAACTAGTTGATTTTAGTGAACGACTAGATTTATTTGTATTTGGAGTATTCCCAAGAGAGATTAATGGTTTATTGGGCATAATATTTTCACCTCTATTGCATTCAGACTTTAACCACCTTATGTCAAATAGTGTTCCGATATTAATTTTGGGAACTGGCATAATCTATTTTTATAGAGAATTGGCTTATAAGGTAATTGGTATAATTTGGTTTGTAAGCGGTTTGTGTGTTTGGGCTGTTGCAAGAGAGAGTTATCATATCGGAGCAAGTGGATTGATATATGGAATAGCATCATTTCTTTTTCTTAGCGGGGCGATAAGAAAGGATTATCGCTTAGCATCGATCTCCCTCCTTGTAATTTTTTTATATGGGGGATTGGTTTGGGGTGTTTTCCCTTTTTTCCCACAAATATCCTGGGAATACCATTTTTTCGGTAGTATTAGTGGTTTTCTGGCAGCATTCATTTATCGAAAAGATGGTCCAAAGCCGATTGAATGGTCATGGGAAAAAGAGGAAGATGTCAATGACGATGATAACCCCGAGGATTTAACAGTGAAATCGCTCGAATAA
- a CDS encoding F0F1 ATP synthase subunit alpha, with amino-acid sequence MAEIKPSEISELLRNELAGVKQQVDFEEIGSVLQVGDGIARIFGLDHVRSNELIEFETGVMGIVLNLEEDNVGAVLLGPSELVKEGHRVKRTGRIASIKVGEGMLGRVINTLGEPIDGKGPIKGETYELPLERKAPGVIYRQPVTEPLQTGIKAIDAMIPIGRGQRELIIGDRQTGKTAIAIDTIINQRSFFEKGEPVYCIYVATGQKGSTIAGIVKTLEEHGAMEYTVIVAATASDPAAQQFYSPFAGAAIGEFFRDTGRPALIIYDDLSKQAVSYREVSLLLRRPPGREAFPGDVFYLHSRLLERAAKIIASDDVARQMNDLPESIKHLVKGGGSLTALPIIETQAGDVSAYIPTNVISITDGQIFLETNLFNSGVRPAINVGISVSRVGGKAQIKSMKKVAGTLKLDQAQYRELEAFAKFGSDLDPATLAVLDKGSKNVEILKQGQYKPVPVEQQVAILFCGVKGLLKNIHKDKVREFEKDYLELIQLKHKDLLAKVAKGDFDDNTASVFTAVAEDVAKKYLSK; translated from the coding sequence ATGGCAGAAATTAAGCCTTCGGAAATATCTGAATTACTCAGGAATGAACTTGCTGGAGTTAAGCAACAGGTAGATTTTGAAGAAATAGGGAGTGTTTTACAGGTTGGAGACGGAATCGCTCGAATTTTTGGACTAGATCACGTTCGATCAAACGAATTGATAGAGTTTGAAACAGGAGTAATGGGCATTGTTCTTAACCTTGAAGAAGATAATGTTGGTGCTGTATTGCTTGGACCTTCAGAATTAGTTAAAGAGGGTCATCGAGTAAAACGAACAGGAAGAATAGCCTCAATTAAAGTAGGCGAGGGGATGCTTGGAAGGGTTATTAACACACTTGGTGAACCCATTGATGGCAAGGGACCAATTAAGGGAGAAACCTATGAGTTGCCTCTTGAGAGAAAAGCACCCGGGGTTATTTACAGACAGCCAGTAACCGAACCACTTCAAACGGGTATTAAGGCAATTGATGCTATGATTCCAATTGGAAGAGGACAACGAGAGCTTATTATTGGTGATAGACAAACCGGAAAAACAGCTATTGCAATAGATACAATTATTAACCAACGTTCCTTTTTTGAAAAAGGAGAACCAGTTTATTGTATTTATGTTGCCACAGGTCAAAAAGGATCTACAATAGCCGGAATTGTTAAAACCCTTGAGGAGCATGGAGCAATGGAGTATACCGTTATTGTAGCAGCAACGGCATCAGATCCTGCAGCACAACAATTCTATTCTCCTTTTGCCGGAGCAGCAATCGGCGAATTTTTCCGCGATACGGGAAGACCAGCATTAATTATATATGATGATTTATCAAAACAAGCGGTTTCATACCGTGAAGTGTCTTTACTACTTCGTAGACCGCCAGGACGTGAGGCATTTCCTGGGGACGTTTTCTACCTTCACTCAAGATTGCTAGAACGTGCTGCTAAGATTATTGCTTCCGATGATGTTGCACGGCAGATGAATGATTTACCAGAATCAATTAAACATCTTGTTAAGGGTGGTGGATCATTAACAGCCTTGCCAATAATTGAAACTCAAGCGGGAGACGTTTCTGCCTACATTCCAACCAATGTTATATCTATTACTGATGGACAAATATTCTTGGAGACCAACCTCTTCAATAGTGGTGTGAGACCCGCTATCAATGTTGGTATATCTGTCTCTCGAGTTGGCGGAAAGGCTCAAATAAAATCGATGAAAAAGGTTGCAGGAACATTAAAACTTGATCAGGCTCAATATCGAGAACTTGAGGCTTTTGCAAAATTTGGTTCAGATCTCGATCCAGCAACCCTTGCCGTTCTTGATAAAGGTTCGAAAAATGTTGAGATACTGAAACAAGGGCAATATAAGCCAGTTCCCGTTGAACAACAGGTGGCAATACTTTTCTGTGGTGTTAAAGGTCTTTTGAAGAATATTCATAAAGATAAGGTTAGAGAATTCGAAAAAGATTACCTAGAACTAATTCAGCTAAAGCACAAAGATTTATTAGCAAAAGTTGCAAAAGGTGATTTTGATGATAATACCGCTTCTGTTTTTACCGCAGTTGCTGAAGATGTTGCAAAGAAATATTTAAGTAAATAG
- the yidD gene encoding membrane protein insertion efficiency factor YidD, which yields MALNRSKYKPLLIISKAIVFIPIVLIKIYQITISPFFPSSCRFTPTCSSYSIEAFKKHGLFRGVWLTVKRLMRCHPWGGHGYDPVP from the coding sequence ATGGCATTGAATAGATCAAAGTATAAACCGCTATTAATCATATCAAAAGCAATTGTATTTATACCAATTGTTTTGATCAAGATTTATCAAATAACTATCTCCCCTTTTTTCCCGAGCAGTTGCAGATTTACCCCAACCTGTTCTTCATATTCAATTGAAGCATTTAAGAAGCATGGTTTGTTTCGAGGAGTTTGGCTTACGGTAAAACGATTAATGCGCTGCCACCCTTGGGGCGGACATGGTTATGATCCTGTACCATAG
- a CDS encoding HAMP domain-containing histidine kinase — translation MDIQHNKLQWNFIIILIAVLIFSSLIFTNSLVKELSNEERKKIELWAEGMKQLSNIENTNKDITFIFEVIQNNTTVPVILTDEKDSILSCRNFSFPKNDSPENVRAILNKMRNSHEPILVTLLDGKKNYIYYKDSTTLVRLTYYPYVLISIIIVFLIITYFAFSQARRAEQNRIWIGLAKETAHQLGTPTSSLLACLDMLKEGSQNQAIAIELEKDIFRLEKIADRFSKIGSIPSLEQKNIIEIINISTDYLKNRVSNRIKFTRLYDEKESVFIPINAILVEWVIENIVRNAVDAIQGNGEIVFSIHDHIQVVYIDISDNGKGIPKSKYKKIFEPGYTTKSRGWGLGLTLSKRIIEEYHNGKIFINYSEINKGTSFRIVLPKNR, via the coding sequence ATGGATATTCAGCATAATAAACTTCAATGGAATTTTATAATAATTTTAATTGCTGTGTTAATCTTTTCTTCTCTTATTTTCACCAATTCCTTAGTAAAGGAATTGTCAAATGAGGAGAGAAAAAAAATTGAATTATGGGCAGAGGGGATGAAACAACTCTCCAATATCGAAAACACCAATAAAGACATAACTTTTATTTTTGAAGTTATTCAGAATAATACAACTGTTCCTGTTATCCTAACAGATGAAAAAGATAGTATCCTCTCCTGCAGAAACTTCTCGTTCCCAAAGAATGATTCACCGGAAAACGTAAGAGCGATTCTGAACAAAATGAGAAATTCGCATGAACCAATTCTTGTAACCCTACTTGATGGGAAAAAAAACTATATCTACTATAAGGACAGTACCACGTTAGTGCGGTTGACATACTACCCATACGTTCTTATCTCTATTATAATTGTTTTTTTAATTATCACATATTTTGCTTTTAGTCAAGCAAGAAGAGCCGAACAGAACAGGATTTGGATTGGTTTGGCAAAGGAAACGGCACATCAACTTGGAACTCCAACTTCCTCTTTACTTGCTTGTTTAGATATGCTTAAAGAAGGATCACAGAATCAGGCAATTGCTATCGAATTGGAAAAAGATATTTTTCGATTAGAAAAAATCGCTGACCGTTTCTCGAAAATTGGATCTATTCCTTCTTTGGAACAAAAAAACATTATAGAAATTATCAATATATCAACCGATTACCTAAAAAATAGAGTATCCAATCGAATTAAATTTACTCGTCTTTATGACGAAAAAGAAAGTGTATTTATTCCTATCAATGCTATCTTAGTAGAATGGGTAATAGAAAACATTGTAAGAAATGCTGTTGATGCTATACAGGGGAATGGTGAAATAGTTTTTAGCATTCACGATCATATTCAAGTTGTATATATCGACATTAGTGATAACGGAAAAGGTATTCCAAAATCGAAATATAAAAAAATCTTTGAGCCAGGCTATACCACAAAATCTAGGGGATGGGGACTTGGTTTAACACTATCAAAAAGAATTATTGAGGAATACCATAATGGAAAGATTTTTATCAATTATTCTGAAATCAACAAGGGTACCTCCTTCAGGATTGTTTTACCGAAAAACAGATAA
- the rnpA gene encoding ribonuclease P protein component, producing the protein MRLFHRKNNRLYIEREIETLFKEGASHFIYPIKILYLTYPLKEGDYKVLISVSKRNFKRAVDRNLIKRRIKEAFRKNSFHIKKSLEGKGLGIYIAFIYVSKVIIDYKEIENLVVKQILYLSNHIDGIE; encoded by the coding sequence ATGAGACTCTTTCATAGAAAAAATAATAGACTATATATCGAAAGGGAAATAGAAACTCTTTTTAAGGAAGGAGCATCTCATTTTATTTACCCAATAAAGATTTTATATTTAACATATCCGCTTAAGGAAGGGGACTATAAAGTATTAATAAGCGTTTCGAAACGAAATTTTAAAAGAGCCGTTGATAGAAATTTAATAAAACGCAGAATAAAAGAAGCCTTTAGAAAGAATTCGTTTCATATAAAGAAGTCATTGGAAGGGAAGGGGTTGGGTATTTATATTGCCTTTATTTATGTATCAAAAGTAATTATTGATTATAAAGAAATCGAGAATCTTGTAGTTAAGCAGATTTTATATTTATCAAATCATATTGATGGCATTGAATAG
- the atpF gene encoding F0F1 ATP synthase subunit B encodes MGLITPDYGLLVWMLISFGLVLFVLKKFAWKPIMEGLKSREETISKSLRQAEEARNEIKKLQEYNEELAEKARAERELALKEAKSLRDKIVEEAKAQAQAEAQKIIEKSKMLIIQERENAQKELAQMVSKLALEITEKILRKEFSDKDKQIGYFKDLLSEISSKN; translated from the coding sequence ATGGGACTGATTACTCCTGATTATGGGCTATTGGTCTGGATGTTAATTTCATTCGGATTGGTTCTTTTCGTGCTTAAGAAGTTTGCATGGAAACCTATTATGGAAGGGTTGAAAAGTAGGGAAGAAACTATTTCGAAATCCTTAAGACAGGCCGAAGAGGCAAGAAATGAAATAAAAAAACTTCAGGAATACAACGAAGAACTTGCTGAAAAAGCAAGAGCAGAGAGAGAGTTAGCTTTGAAAGAAGCGAAATCCCTTCGGGATAAAATCGTTGAGGAGGCAAAAGCACAGGCTCAGGCTGAAGCGCAGAAAATTATTGAGAAATCAAAAATGCTGATCATCCAGGAAAGAGAAAATGCACAGAAGGAGCTTGCTCAAATGGTCTCTAAACTTGCTCTTGAGATAACTGAAAAGATCCTTCGGAAAGAATTTTCGGATAAGGATAAGCAGATTGGGTACTTTAAGGATTTGCTTAGCGAGATATCCAGCAAAAACTAG
- a CDS encoding polymer-forming cytoskeletal protein has translation MKMAKYNENEMTSNNINLIGQGTEITGDIMCSGDLRIDGTLCGNITSKGKVVVGETGRIKGEINCKNSDISGIIEGKITVAELLSLKATAKMIGDITTSKLAIEPGSKFTGYCNMTNDNEKLME, from the coding sequence ATAAAAATGGCAAAGTATAATGAAAATGAAATGACATCCAATAATATTAATTTAATTGGACAAGGAACAGAAATTACTGGAGATATTATGTGTAGCGGTGATTTGAGGATTGATGGAACCCTTTGTGGTAATATTACATCTAAAGGTAAAGTAGTGGTGGGCGAGACTGGAAGAATAAAAGGGGAAATAAACTGTAAAAACTCAGATATTTCTGGAATTATTGAAGGAAAGATTACTGTTGCAGAACTTTTATCCCTGAAAGCAACAGCAAAAATGATAGGTGATATTACTACAAGTAAATTAGCCATTGAACCGGGATCAAAATTTACCGGTTACTGTAATATGACAAACGACAACGAGAAATTAATGGAGTAG
- the atpG gene encoding ATP synthase F1 subunit gamma, which translates to MGNLKEIRTRISSVTSTRKITSAMKMVSASKFKKAQDVLIKYKPFYDHYRSSLEFVIANNGNCNNKYCEIRKDISNIGLVVISSNGSMCGSFNQNVIKKTAEAHYQLSIKYPKAKIHIFCIGKKATDILSKKGLEVKPLSSAAVDKPNILLTKKIFEELSELFLKRDLDMVEFVFNSFKNAAVQIQTISGFLPYALETKDNSSNADIIIEPNPEIFIQKTLPKFLLYKIHAAILESTTAEHGARMTAMHQATDNATDLLKDLTLQYNKERQAAITKEILEIVSGANALKG; encoded by the coding sequence ATGGGAAACCTTAAGGAGATTAGAACTAGGATTTCATCAGTAACGTCCACCAGAAAGATTACTAGTGCGATGAAGATGGTTTCTGCCTCTAAATTCAAAAAGGCGCAGGATGTACTTATAAAGTATAAGCCATTCTATGATCATTATAGGTCTTCCTTAGAGTTTGTTATTGCGAATAATGGTAATTGTAACAATAAATATTGTGAAATCCGGAAAGATATTTCAAATATAGGCCTGGTTGTAATATCATCAAACGGTAGTATGTGCGGATCGTTCAATCAAAATGTAATAAAAAAAACCGCAGAGGCTCATTACCAGTTATCTATTAAATACCCTAAAGCAAAAATTCACATATTTTGTATAGGGAAGAAAGCTACAGATATTTTATCGAAAAAAGGGCTAGAAGTTAAACCTTTAAGCTCAGCAGCAGTTGATAAACCAAATATTTTATTAACAAAAAAAATATTTGAAGAGTTATCAGAATTGTTTTTAAAACGAGATCTTGACATGGTAGAGTTCGTTTTTAATTCATTTAAAAATGCCGCAGTTCAAATTCAGACAATATCAGGTTTTCTTCCCTATGCTTTAGAAACAAAAGATAATTCGAGTAATGCTGATATTATTATTGAGCCAAACCCAGAAATATTCATTCAAAAAACACTACCTAAGTTTTTACTATATAAAATTCATGCAGCTATTTTAGAAAGCACCACCGCAGAACATGGCGCACGTATGACTGCTATGCATCAGGCGACAGATAACGCAACAGATCTTCTTAAAGATTTAACTCTTCAATACAACAAAGAGCGGCAAGCTGCTATTACCAAAGAAATTCTTGAGATTGTTTCTGGAGCAAACGCACTAAAGGGATAG
- a CDS encoding tetratricopeptide repeat protein, translating into MSKIAKILTILLIFTCFILKTNIGQNIDSLFLKIQYSQDTTSKIELYIKIASYYYQKEKDSKEAEKILLKAKKLAEDCGKPLLVIRTNNEIGVLYRNLSRYSDALLRHKEAYRLAEEVNNRNQLALTLNNIGVVYRRLDDNSLAAEYHLKALKIAEEIKDTFSISVSENSLGNIYSYSSKFSEALLYFSNALKLSQLQRNLLGQTINLNNIGEVYELSGNYEKAKEYYFRSLEINKQLNNEKGTAICLNGIGKVLLYTDFPKTAYKYFSEAATINKKIGDKKFIAESYINLGRSLVKLKKYDEAEQCINQGIKVSLEINSRSHLQLAYEALSVICSEKNNFKTSLQYYKLSTTYKDSILSEKNANHIATIQAVFETEKIEKENQILKQKQEINEKEYKRQKYFNYSLILGLFLSMILILVVYLALILKRRANKLLSEQKDEIEFQKEKIEQQRKNIELKNRNLEEAYQIIENYIGKITDSIKYAEQIQKSILPDTAILKCIFKETFIFYKPKDIVSGDFYWYTEREDKIFIALADCTGHGVPGAFMSIIGMDLLNQIVKQQGCEETDKILSFLNNELREKLRKGKEELILKDSMDIALCIINKRTREVTYSGALIPLFIVNDGEVSEIKPNYASLGTSNRLFNKEFRVHRFTLRPNSWLYLSTDGYIDQFGGENHKKFMRTRFLEFLVKINNLTADTQLEETEKQFEWWRGENEQIDDVLVWGINI; encoded by the coding sequence ATGAGTAAAATAGCAAAAATATTAACCATTTTATTGATTTTCACTTGTTTTATTTTAAAAACAAACATTGGACAGAATATTGATTCTTTGTTTTTAAAGATTCAGTATAGCCAAGATACAACCTCTAAAATTGAATTATACATCAAAATCGCAAGTTATTACTATCAAAAAGAGAAAGATAGCAAAGAAGCAGAAAAAATTTTACTCAAAGCAAAAAAATTAGCAGAAGATTGTGGTAAGCCACTATTAGTAATAAGAACAAACAACGAAATCGGTGTTCTTTATCGCAATTTATCAAGGTATTCGGATGCTCTTTTGCGGCATAAAGAAGCATATCGTTTGGCCGAAGAGGTTAACAATAGGAATCAACTTGCTTTAACGTTAAATAATATTGGAGTTGTTTACAGGAGACTGGATGATAATTCACTAGCTGCAGAATACCATCTTAAGGCACTTAAAATTGCAGAAGAAATAAAGGATACTTTTAGTATTTCTGTGTCGGAAAATAGCCTAGGTAATATATATTCATATAGTAGTAAATTTAGTGAGGCACTTTTGTATTTCAGTAATGCATTGAAATTGTCTCAGCTGCAAAGAAACTTGCTTGGACAAACAATAAATTTAAACAATATCGGAGAGGTTTATGAATTATCTGGCAATTACGAAAAAGCAAAAGAATACTATTTTAGATCTCTAGAAATTAATAAACAGCTTAATAATGAAAAAGGAACAGCCATCTGCTTAAATGGCATTGGCAAGGTTTTGCTTTATACGGATTTTCCAAAAACCGCATATAAATATTTTTCCGAAGCAGCAACGATCAACAAAAAAATTGGAGATAAAAAATTTATTGCCGAAAGCTATATTAATCTTGGGAGATCCCTTGTAAAACTTAAAAAATATGATGAGGCAGAACAGTGTATTAATCAGGGAATAAAAGTTTCTCTTGAAATAAATAGTAGGTCTCATTTACAACTTGCATATGAGGCATTAAGTGTAATTTGTTCGGAGAAGAATAACTTTAAAACATCATTGCAATATTATAAATTATCAACTACTTATAAAGATAGTATACTCAGCGAAAAAAACGCCAATCACATTGCGACCATTCAAGCTGTTTTTGAAACAGAGAAGATAGAAAAGGAGAATCAAATTTTAAAGCAAAAACAAGAGATTAATGAAAAAGAGTATAAACGGCAAAAATATTTTAACTACTCTCTAATCTTAGGACTATTTCTAAGTATGATTCTAATCCTAGTTGTTTACCTTGCTCTAATTTTAAAAAGAAGAGCAAATAAATTACTATCCGAACAGAAAGACGAGATTGAATTTCAAAAGGAGAAAATCGAACAACAAAGAAAAAATATTGAATTAAAGAATAGAAACCTAGAAGAAGCATATCAAATAATCGAAAATTATATTGGAAAAATTACTGATAGTATAAAATATGCAGAACAAATACAAAAATCCATTTTACCAGACACGGCTATTTTAAAATGTATTTTTAAAGAAACATTTATTTTTTACAAACCCAAGGATATTGTAAGTGGTGATTTTTATTGGTATACAGAAAGAGAAGATAAGATTTTTATTGCACTTGCGGATTGTACTGGACATGGTGTCCCGGGCGCTTTTATGAGCATTATAGGCATGGATTTACTTAACCAAATAGTAAAACAGCAAGGTTGTGAAGAAACTGATAAGATACTGTCCTTTTTAAATAACGAGTTGAGAGAGAAACTCAGGAAGGGAAAAGAGGAACTTATTCTTAAGGATAGTATGGATATCGCATTATGTATCATTAATAAAAGAACAAGAGAGGTAACTTATTCAGGTGCGCTAATTCCATTGTTTATTGTTAACGATGGAGAAGTATCAGAGATAAAGCCCAACTATGCATCACTTGGTACATCTAATCGATTATTTAATAAGGAGTTTAGAGTTCATCGGTTTACACTTAGACCCAATAGTTGGCTATATTTATCAACGGATGGTTATATCGATCAGTTTGGGGGAGAAAATCATAAAAAATTTATGAGAACTCGCTTTCTCGAATTTCTAGTTAAAATAAACAATTTAACCGCGGATACTCAACTAGAAGAAACTGAAAAACAGTTTGAGTGGTGGAGAGGAGAAAATGAACAAATAGATGATGTATTGGTTTGGGGTATAAATATTTAA
- the atpE gene encoding ATP synthase F0 subunit C, translated as MTTLLIILQVAANASIAKLGAALGAGIAALAAGIGIGNIGSSALKSIARQPEAVGDIRSNMIVSAALIEGVAFFAIIICALVLFL; from the coding sequence ATGACTACTTTACTTATTATTCTTCAAGTTGCTGCAAATGCCTCGATAGCAAAATTAGGTGCAGCATTAGGTGCAGGTATCGCAGCATTAGCAGCAGGTATTGGAATTGGTAATATTGGTTCATCTGCGCTAAAATCAATTGCTCGTCAACCAGAAGCAGTAGGCGATATTCGTTCCAACATGATTGTTTCTGCTGCTCTTATTGAGGGGGTTGCTTTCTTTGCAATCATTATCTGTGCGCTAGTCCTTTTCTTATAA